A stretch of Malus sylvestris chromosome 11, drMalSylv7.2, whole genome shotgun sequence DNA encodes these proteins:
- the LOC126588857 gene encoding serine/threonine-protein kinase STY13-like: MEEWEIDLAQLDIRNVIVHGTYGTVYRGAYGSRDVVVKILDWGEDGIATAAETAALWASFQQEVAVWHKLDHPNIPKFVGASMGTSNLKIPVKNTSNDSHNSPPSRACCVIVEFVPGGTTLKNFLIRNRRNKLAFKVVIQLALDLSKGLSYLHSKKILHHDVIPENMLVDNHGTLKIVDFGVTIIEAHKPRDMTGYMAPEFLDGKPYNRKCDVYSFGFCLWEIYCCDMPYPNLSSADVSSAVVRQNLRPEIPRCCPSTLASVMRKCWDANPDNRPEMEEVVKMLYAIDNSKGGGMIPEDQSTGCFCFSTPRGP, from the exons ATGGAAGAGTGGGAGATTGATTTGGCACAGTTGGATATAAGAAATGTTATTGTTCATGGAACCTATGGCACCGTGTATCGTGGCGCATATGGCAGCCGAGATGTTGTAG TGAAGATATTGGATTGGGGGGAGGATGGTATTGCCACAGCAGCTGAAACTGCTGCTCTTTGGGCATCATTTCAGCAAGAGGTTGCTGTTTGGCATAAGCTTGACCACCCAAACATTCCAAAG TTTGTCGGAGCTTCAATGGGAACTTCCAACCTAAAAATCCCTGTTAAAAACACATCAAACGATAGCCATAATTCTCCTCCTTCAAGAGCTTGTTGTGTTATCGTTGAGTTTGTTCCTGGTGGTACGACGCTAAAGAACTTTTTGATCAGGAATCGAAGAAACAAACTTGCCTTTAAGGTTGTGATTCAACTTGCCTTGGATCTCTCCAAAGG TTTGAGCTATCTTCACTCGAAGAAAATTTTACACCATGATGTCATACCGGAAAATATGTTGGTTGATAATCATGGAACATTGAAAATTGTTGATTTTGGCGTTACTATAATAGAAGCACATAAACCAAGGGACATGACTGGGTACATGGCCCCAGAG TTCCTTGATGGCAAGCCGTACAACAGGAAATGCGATGTCTATAGTTTTGGTTTTTGCTTGTGGGAAATCTATTGCTGCGACATGCCTTATCCTAATCTAAGTTCTGCTGATGTCTCATCTGCAGTAGTGCGACAG AATTTACGACCAGAAATCCCAAGATGTTGTCCAAGCACATTGGCTAGCGTCATGCGAAAATGTTGGGATGCAAACCCGGATAATCGCCCTGAAATGGAAGAGGTAGTGAAAATGTTGTATGCAATAGATAATAGCAAGGGAGGCGGCATGATACCTGAAGACCAGTCTACCGGCTGTTTCTGTTTCAGCACACCTCGCGGTCCATGA